The Apium graveolens cultivar Ventura chromosome 10, ASM990537v1, whole genome shotgun sequence nucleotide sequence TAAGTTTCTATAGAATAATTTGAATGTTACTAGTTTCCATCTATTCACAATTTTGTTTACTTGTTGAGGTTTTTTTTTTCTCTGTCTGTTTTTGTAGACGAAACAAGAAAATGAGATGTACACTATTTTGTATAATCACAAGTGTCATGAATTTTGACATTATTAGAGCCTGCAAGTGTTTGCGTTACGCTGAAATGCTTTTTCGGTATTTCTTATGATTTGAATTTCTTTAAGTTCGATTAAACATGGCTATAAAAGAAATGACAGTTATAAAAGAACTAGAATGAAATAAAAAGTTAAATAGAACTAGTACACTATATATTCTTCTTTTAAGTAGCACAAGCAAATTGCATTTTGTTTTCGACTATATATCGATGAATTCCAACCTGAAATTTACATACAGTTACAATGATGGAATTCGTATGAGCTCACAAAAGGTTTTCCCATCAATTGGAGCTCTTACAATAACTATTGTATACACCGATTCAGCAACAACAAAATAAAATACCATAATCATGTGATATGGTGCGTATCCGGATAGTAAGCTTAGTACGGGAGGCAAATTTCAGACATCATTCGCAGCCTGGAGCATTGATGTTGGGGAGTACTACGAACTTTATGGACAAAGGATCAACTGAAAGCGGAGAATTTATGTTCACGTGGACTGGAGCCAAACTTGGGATATCACCATCATCTGTAAGGACTAATGGGACTCCATTTAAAAGCATGATTTTGTTTTGGATCTCTCCATCTTTGGGAGTTAAGTGGTATTCTTCTCTATACATGTCTTCATTTGATGTTTTGCCTCCGATCCATGAAACTGTATTCTTGAGATGATGCACTAATGTATATTTTCTTTTACCGGTTTCCTTTCCGGCATTCAACATGCTGCTCATTGTAGTTAGAACACTTGTCCTAAAATAGGTCTGGTTGCTCAAGTTGATAAGAAGTAAAGTAACACCTGCCTGTAACCACAGAAGTAGGTGAACTGTAATAACTTAAAGGTAGTTGTACATATATATAACATATCTCAACAAAGGTAAACTGCTGTATTCAAATATGATTACAGCAATTTATCTGACCTTGTATCAAAAATTGTTTATTTGTAGTGAACAAGATTCAACAAAACAAATTTAATCCATCTTGTTAAAACTAAATATGACAAAATGAAAGTCATGAGAGACCAGAAGAAAAAGATGGTTGCGGTATTAACTCAATTCAGTGAAATAATGTTAAAAAGTCAACACATGTATATCTTAGCAGATTATAACTGCATACTCTAATCTCTTTAGTGCATGGACATAACAGACTACAGTTTCCATAAAGGAGCACCCCGTGAGCAATTATTGTTCACTTAGCTCGATTAGATGCAAGGTACTTGTGTCGGAAATAAGTAAATGTGCAATAAAGACTGAAACACATCCTAAAGCCGACAATGTGTTTAAAGTGTTCTCTATTGTACTGCAAGTTGATAGGGTCTTAAATTAAATTTGTGGCAAGTGGAAGATTTCGTCTTTACTGTAGATAACGAGTTTAAATTATAAAAGAATGCTTACTCTTCCTTTTGAACAATGTGCATACGAGCGCAGATGCGGTGAAGCATTACTTTCAACAGAAAGAACACCTTTTCCCATAAGCCGATGCCATAATAGCGCACTATGAAGATAAGACAAACAAGAAAGCAAACTCAGAATAGCATTTATAGGGCAAAATCCTTTATAACAACTTAGTTTAATGTAAGAGATGAAACATTGATGAGAACTTATGCAAGCCAAATCCCTTGCCTATAATAATCAGGGTTGGGTACCAAAGTTGTCGCATTGATTAGTCCATAGTGTCCACCGATCAAAGTCTGCCTGCAATACACCTTAGTGTTGTATTTTGCCGCAATCCCAAGCTGATCTAAATACCTGCAATGGCATATCAATAAGTAGCAGCTGACTGTGTTAGACAGATGGTGACgagtaattttactccctattGACCCCAAATCAAAGTCATAGTGGCAATGAGGAAAACAATTTACCAGAAGCTATTAACAAAGGTGTCAGACACATGACGGCCACCGCTATTATAGGCTCCACCTGATTCTCCAACCCAAGCAGAAGCCCAAGGACCATTTGTCTGAATTGTCTGTTCAAGACTACTAAAGGTCTTTGTTACTCTACTGAGATGAATAGGATTCAAAATTTTATTCACAAGATTAGGATCAACGCCTGAAACATTAAAAGTTATTGACAGAGTCAATAGCATACAAACATAATAACTTGTCCAGAATTTTATCtcaacaaattttacatattaaTTTGGTAGGTAGTACGGACTTAAGCATATTTAAACTCTAATACACTGAATTGTGCATTGCACAAACAGTCACCACTGAAGGAAGGGAAGATAAGAAGATCCAATGACTAAGCAAAATTTCAAGCTCCGGCATTCTATTCGCATAAATTTGACTTCAAAAACATTTTGCTGTCAAAGTACTTAAGGCTATCAAGCTAATATAAACTCATATGTATGTCAAATTAGAAGTCCATAATATTTAAATATTGATTAAAACATGCGCTTGATTCTAAAAGCATTAGGGGTGTCTATGCTGGTGTCAACTGTCAAGTCATAAAATAGTGTCATATGACCTGTACATACCTGGCCCTAAATTGTATATATGATGTGTCATAACATTGACAACTTCTGAACCTGAAACTTTCAGGAGCTTATCATACCACTCCTTTTCATAAAATCCACCTGGTGCAACGAGCAAGGGTTTTGGATGAAAATTCTTGTACAACTTGTCTAATATAGCTTTTAATATGATTATATCTTTGCCGTACTGTTCAGCACCAACACTTGCACCAATCCCCTTTCCGCTTAATTCATTACCTGACAACAAAAGATAGGTCAAGGCCCAAGGGTTAGCTTAAGATGAACAACTGGCAGAGAGTATAATGATCCTTAATATAAGGAAAGGTCATAACAGAATACCGAACTCCCACGAATCTATCTGGTACCCTTTGGAGAtggtaaattttataaaatcttggGTATTGCTAGAATTCCAATCTCCCCCCCAAATTCCTTGTCGAATCTTGTGTCTCCCATATAGTGCATTCAAGCCAAATGTCATTATTGCACTGAAACAAAGTTATGTATTAAGCACACCATAATAGTAGACGACTTTATAAGGTCCATAGCATGGAAATGACTTTGAAGGGAATATGAAGAATAGAAAGCATGATCGTGAAAATATAACCTAACACGGTTCCTCTAATGATTCTGTTTTATGACATGGGACAGGAGTGTTTTACTGAATAGGAATTATAATTCATTGTCACACTGAGACTGAGTAACTGATGTAAGTTTGATAAATGTCACTGCAATAAAGATAGTGCCTAAAACATACCTCTGTGGTATGTTAATCACATATACAATAAAATATGATAATCACAAATCTAGACACGTAGACCCGATCAATTGAAAGAACAAGGAAATCATATAATTATTAAGTAATAACTTACCCCGTTTTAATGAAAAAGTTATTTAGGTCATCCCACCTACTCATGTGCAAACATCCCTTGGAAAATCCAAACAACCCGTTGCTCTCTTTTGCAAATGGATGACAAGGGGGGTTCAGATTTCCCACATCGTACTTTACTTGGTCTTGCAGAGAACCCCCGATTCTTATTCTCAGTCTTTTGAAAGCTGTTTAACCCACACAAAAATTGGTCGATGGTAAGAAAGAAACAACGTATAGCTAAAAGCTTATAACTGAAAGTAGGAAAAAAAACACTCTGTATGATTTAGTCGACTTCATTATAAACAAGAAGCAACTAATACTACTGGTCAGAAAAATGAACCTTCAACAGCTTTCGAAAGCAACGGATGATCCAAGTCCTGAAAAGATTAAAAAGAAAATGCTTCATCTTTTCACTGTTTCAGTACTAGAAGACACCACATACCATATCCATTTCATCATCTTAATGTACATAAATATAATACTAGTCGATAcaaaacaataataaaaaaaatcctAATTGCAAATTTAAGATAAATTAGCTTTATACAAGTCTTACCAAATTTACTGCTGATGAATAACCCCAAGGGCAATGATTGTAGTTACACTTATCATGAGGCCACCAATCGATAGTGGCACATATATAAGTTTCATCTGTTTCAGTAAGTACTGCAGTTGAATTGACCACAAGTTCCGCGTCTTCAACATTTTGAGCCACAATGCAAGAAAGAGATGCGACAAAAAAAACCAAAAGGGTAAAGCAACCCATGGGTGGTTCAGTTGAGTAGCTTCCCCCCTTTAATCCGTTTGATTTAGTGTGACTTCAAAATCATAAAAGCCAGAATTATAGTACAAATAAACACTGATAATATAATAATTGCTAGAAACTGTAAGAAATATTCACTCTTGTAGTTTCATGTTTTTCCAATAAAGTATCATCACCTAGACATGCATAACTAGGAGAAATAACAAGTTCAATTTGCAAATTCTCAAATGATAAGTACTAATAAAGATGCATACACATTTTCATCAACAACATGTAAAGCGAGATAAAATATAcattaattagcaaaaaaaaagaaGATAAAATATACATTTGAACTAATCACATAAGTATAAATCTACAAATAGATACCAGAAGTAAAAGCAAAGTAAACACATTTATTCCTTAAAAGATACTGTATAAACAAACATACTTTAAGCAAATTTTAATAACCCAGATCCCAAAGGTCAAATACACAAACATAAAACAAATCTCTGCAAATATAATAATCAAGATTTAAACTTGACAATAATTTAACAAACTGCACCATTAATAACAGCTTGAAACAAAGTTTAGAGACAAACCCAGAGTAAAAATCAAAGCTATTATTCCAGGAAAAGCAACATAAGTGACAATGCAGAAGCTGGGCACTTGATCAAACAGATGAAGTACGCGAATGATGTAATAAGCTCATCTCCTTTTTCAAACTTTGAAGGTAATAAAATAATGGAAGTTGAGGACAAAGAAAAGGTGTCAGGCCAAATGGGTTGTCTCCTACGCCCGGATAGTTTACGTAGGCTGTTTGTACGTATTTCGAGGCTTCAACAGAGGATAGTTTCATAAtgcttttttttttaaaaaaaattaataatagtttaaacatgaaaatttttttcagattttttttttaaaaaaaatattataaaaatataatttaaacaAGTATTGATAAGCGTGTCGAAAAATAACATAAACAATAATAAGAGGCACATGGGCTTAAGTTAGGTGTAAAATAGTGTGTTTTATAcggtgttctaaaaatcggtttAGGCGGCGCCTAGGCACTAGGCGGTGATAAAACGCCCCGACTCGGACCTAAGAGGTGGTTTAggtgtttttttaaaaaattgggtcaaaatcgggattaggcaagctaggcggtcaaaaatcggtcTCAGACGGTCGAGgcggaaaataattaaataaacatttttTTATGTTTCTATAATTTTAATTCACTAATTTCCtaatttcacacaatatcatgtcaatttctaatataaagtattggtaaaAAATAACTGgtaatctaatatatttattttctcacttaaaatataaaaatgacaTATTGTAATTAgtttaaaagtgtgaattaaaatatagttaatattgtaaactcaataattagttTATAACAAATGTCAAATGTCTAGATATTTTTTAAT carries:
- the LOC141692567 gene encoding heparanase-like protein 1 — protein: MGCFTLLVFFVASLSCIVAQNVEDAELVVNSTAVLTETDETYICATIDWWPHDKCNYNHCPWGYSSAVNLDLDHPLLSKAVEAFKRLRIRIGGSLQDQVKYDVGNLNPPCHPFAKESNGLFGFSKGCLHMSRWDDLNNFFIKTGAIMTFGLNALYGRHKIRQGIWGGDWNSSNTQDFIKFTISKGYQIDSWEFGNELSGKGIGASVGAEQYGKDIIILKAILDKLYKNFHPKPLLVAPGGFYEKEWYDKLLKVSGSEVVNVMTHHIYNLGPGVDPNLVNKILNPIHLSRVTKTFSSLEQTIQTNGPWASAWVGESGGAYNSGGRHVSDTFVNSFWYLDQLGIAAKYNTKVYCRQTLIGGHYGLINATTLVPNPDYYSALLWHRLMGKGVLSVESNASPHLRSYAHCSKGRAGVTLLLINLSNQTYFRTSVLTTMSSMLNAGKETGKRKYTLVHHLKNTVSWIGGKTSNEDMYREEYHLTPKDGEIQNKIMLLNGVPLVLTDDGDIPSLAPVHVNINSPLSVDPLSIKFVVLPNINAPGCE